The following proteins are co-located in the Nerophis ophidion isolate RoL-2023_Sa linkage group LG04, RoL_Noph_v1.0, whole genome shotgun sequence genome:
- the ntaq1 gene encoding protein N-terminal glutamine amidohydrolase has translation MEEDKMAATSRDKCQYTSCYCEENVWKVCELIRKEKSFPLEEFFVIFISNDNKKVPLWEQKSAQGQQPVIWDYHVVLLHVCPRSEAFLYDLDSVLPFPCTLKMYARHALRTDHCLLPEYHRKLRVVPADYFLLNFASDRSHMKEEDGSWKMPPPPYPPIHTADSSMNLQLFISMEPSVGWGHVYTLDHFLCHFLKEPRV, from the exons ATGGAGGAAGACAAGATGGCGGCAACTTCTCGCGACAAatgtcaatataccagctgttattg tgAAGAAAATGTTTGGAAAGTTTGTGAGTTGATCAGGAAGGAGAAAAGTTTTCCTCTGGAAGAATTCTTTGTCATTTTCATTTCCAACGACAACAAGAAG gttccactgtgggagcagaaGTCTGCACAAGGACAGCAGCCTGTCATCTGG GACTACCATGTGGTTCTGCTTCACGTCTGTCCTCGCTCTGAAGCCTTCCTGTATGATCTGGACTCTGTGCTGCCGTTTCCCTGCACCCTGAAGATGTATGCTAGGCACGCCTTACGCACTGACCACTGCCTCTTACCCGAGTACCACAG GAAGTTGCGTGTGGTCCCCGCTGACTACTTCCTGTTGAACTTTGCGTCTGATCGCTCGCACATGAAGGAAGAGGACGGGTCCTGGAAGATGCCGCCCCCACCTTACCCACCAATCCACACTGCAG ACTCCAGCATGAACCTGCAGCTCTTCATCAGCATGGAACCTTCTGTGGGATGGGGACACGTTTACACTCTGGACCACTTCCTGTGCCACTTCCTCAAAGAACCCCGTGTCTGA
- the lrp12 gene encoding low-density lipoprotein receptor-related protein 12 yields MAVCSGVYLLIFSGCVAASQRNQNIFVSGISSACGDSSELLRASSGVITSPGWPFQYPPRLNCSWNIRGRPGDTITVSFQDFELQSSHRCSSDWMSISSYKNLDGLRVCGSSLPPPYISSQDHVWIHFRSDEALTGKGFRLSYVAGKADVSSCDVDHFHCSNGKCIPDWWRCNSMDECGDNSDEDLCVDSPFSFQPCSLNQFPCLSRYTRIYTCLPHSLRCDGSIDCQDLGDEIDCDVPTCGDWLRNFYGSFSSPNYPDFYPPGSNCTWLVDTGDHRKVILRFTDFKLDGTGYGDYVKVYDGLEENPRRLLRVLTAFDSRAPLVVVSSSGQLRIHFYADKINAARGFNVTYQVDGFCLPWELPCGGNWGCFTEQQRCDGYWHCPNGRDELNCSTCQEEEFPCSRNGACYPRSDRCNYQNRCPNGSDEKNCFFCQPGNFHCKNNRCVFESWVCDAQDDCGDGSDEESCPVVVPTRVITAAVIGSLVCGLLLVIALGCTCKLYSLRMFERRSFETQLSRVEAELLRREAPPSYGQLIAQGLIPPVEDFPVCSGNQASVLENLRLAVRSQLGFTTLRLPSACRHSNLWRSIFNFSRSRQSASLALVSADLEDSAGTGSSGSDLLSPDSDDTDTESERGRERVVGAVAGPVAPLPHKTPLSGSVAMMLSTPPINLPDTSRVAPSPACPVTMVTPNPDAVCHGGDSEGRAPSASGLQRLAQSLRQLARNLLGSSQNPAWTNHSPLRQLDTGRTRTESTERRGSEEEEEDVELLIPDSDSSSLFGGVRQPLLEPALSPDTTRAPRQHRANATQAGRDGPCEHCGKVHTARIPDACLEFGGKMESSDDELLQLC; encoded by the exons ATGGCCGTCTGTTCAGGTGTCTACCTGCTGATCTTCTCAG GATGCGTCGCCGCCTCTCAGagaaaccaaaacatttttgtgtcTGGGATCTCCAGCG CGTGCGGCGACTCGTCCGAGCTCTTAAGGGCGTCCAGCGGCGTCATCACCAGCCCCGGTTGGCCCTTCCAGTACCCGCCGCGCCTGAACTGCAGCTGGAACATCCGAGGCCGCCCCGGGGACACCATCACCGTAAG TTTCCAGGACTTTGAGCTGCAGAGTTCCCACCGCTGCTCGTCGGACTGGATGTCCATCAGCAGCTACAAGAACCTGGACGGACTGCGAGTGTGCGGCTCCTCCCTGCCGCCGCCTTACATCTCCTCGCAGGACCACGTCTGGATTCACTTCCGCTCTGACGAGGCTCTGACAGGAAAAGGTTTCCGCCTGTCCTACGTCGCGG GTAAGGCAGATGTTTCCAGCTGTGACGTGGATCACTTCCACTGCTCCAATGGCAAGTGCATCCCCGACTGGTGGCGCTGCAACTCCATGGACGAGTGCGGCGACAATTCCGACGAGGATCTGTGCGTGGACTCGCCCTTCTCCTTCCAGCCCTGCAGCCTCAACCAGTTCCCCTGCTTGTCCCGCTACACCCGCATCTACACCTGCCTGCCGCACAGTCTGCGCTGTGACGGCAGCATAGACTGTCAG GATCTGGGAGACGAGATCGACTGCGACGTCCCCACCTGCGGCGACTGGTTGAGGAACTTCTACGGCTCCTTCAGTTCTCCCAACTATCCCGACTTCTACCCTCCGGGGAGTAACTGCACCTGGCTGGTTGACACCGGGGACCACAGGAAG GTCATCCTGCGCTTCACCGACTTCAAACTGGACGGCACCGGCTACGGCGACTACGTGAAGGTCTACGACGGCCTGGAGGAGAACCCTCGCCGCCTTCTCCGGGTGCTGACAGCCTTCGACTCCAGAGCGCCCCTGGTGGTGGTGTCGTCATCTGGCCAGCTGCGGATCCACTTCTACGCCGACAAGATCAACGCCGCCAGAGGCTTCAACGTCACCTACCAG GTGGACGGCTTCTGCCTGCCCTGGGAGCTGCCCTGCGGGGGCAACTGGGGCTGCTTCACGGAGCAGCAGCGCTGTGACGGCTACTGGCACTGTCCCAACGGCCGCGACGAGCTCAACTGTTCCACCTGTCAGGAGGAGGAGTTCCCCTGTTCCAGGAACGGCGCCTGTTATCCTCGATCGGACCGCTGCAACTACCAGAACCGCTGCCCCAACGGTTCTGATGAGAAAAACTGCTTCTTCTGCCAGCCCGGAAACTTCCACTGCAAG AATAACCGCTGCGTGTTCGAGTCCTGGGTCTGTGACGCTCAGGACGACTGCGGCGACGGCAGCGACGAGGAAAGTTGTCCCGTGGTGGTCCCCACCCGAGTCATCACGGCCGCCGTCATCGGCAGCCTGGTGTGCGGCCTCCTGCTGGTCATCGCGCTGGGCTGCACCTGCAAGCTCTACTCGCTGCGCATGTTCGAGCGCAG GTCCTTCGAGACCCAGCTGTCCAGGGTGGAGGCGGAGCTGCTGCGGAGGGAAGCCCCGCCCTCATACGGCCAGCTCATAGCTCAGGGTTTGATCCCGCCTGTGGAGGACTTCCCCGTGTGCTCGGGGAACCAG GCGTCCGTTTTGGAAAACCTGCGCCTGGCAGTCCGTTCTCAGCTGGGCTTCACCACGCTGCGCCTCCCCTCTGCCTGTCGCCATAGCAACCTGTGGCGCAGCATCTTCAACTTCTCTCGGTCTCGACAGTCGGCGTCTTTGGCTCTGGTCTCCGCGGACCTGGAGGACAGTGCCGGTACTGGGAGCTCCGGATCAGACCTGCTGTCCCCGGACTCTGACGACACGGACACGGAGAGCGAGAGGGGGAGGGAACGTGTGGTCGGTGCGGTGGCTGGACCTGTTGCCCCCCTCCCCCACAAGACCCCACTCTCCGGTTCAGTAGCCATGATGCTCTCCACCCCCCCCATCAACCTGCCGGACACTTCTAGAGTGGCACCGTCCCCCGCCTGCCCGGTCACCATGGTAACCCCCAACCCGGACGCGGTATGCCACGGCGGCGACTCCGAAGGCCGAGCTCCATCCGCCTCCGGCCTACAGCGTCTGGCCCAGAGTCTGCGCCAGCTGGCCAGGAACCTGCTGGGAAGCAGCCAGAACCCCGCCTGGACCAATCATAGCCCGCTGCGCCAACTGGACACGGGAAGAACCAGGACAGAGTCCACCGAGCGGCGAGGCagcgaggaggaagaggaagatgtGGAGCTTCTGATCCCAGATTCGGACTCGTCCTCTTTGTTCGGCGGAGTCCGACAACCCCTTTTAGAGCCGGCGCTCTCCCCTGACACAACCCGAGCTCCGCGCCAACACCGTGCCAACGCCACGCAAGCGGGCCGGGACGGTCCTTGCGAACACTGCGGAAAGGTTCACACGGCTCGCATCCCGGACGCGTGTCTGGAGTTTGGCGGCAAGATGGAAAGTAGCGACGATGAGCTGCTGCAGCTGTGCTAG